A region of Arabidopsis thaliana chromosome 5, partial sequence DNA encodes the following proteins:
- a CDS encoding uncharacterized protein (unknown protein; CONTAINS InterPro DOMAIN/s: Protein of unknown function DUF223 (InterPro:IPR003871); Has 30201 Blast hits to 17322 proteins in 780 species: Archae - 12; Bacteria - 1396; Metazoa - 17338; Fungi - 3422; Plants - 5037; Viruses - 0; Other Eukaryotes - 2996 (source: NCBI BLink).) → MTFEVSNNNGDYKGTTHPYKINFMYTMCMKPSEHISDISRFNFSHFSEILTQSNVDETFIGWFYFNNILHVNMSRFNFSPFSKILTQSDVGEAFIDVSGEIIGMSEIIVKDCSDNMSKLLDIQLRDLSQTIPECTLRMPDSESNDALRVSQLMTPELSQKEKDYFPLGRWKSIDHITTNFEGSY, encoded by the exons ATGACTTTTGAAGTGTCTAATAACAATGGTGACTACAAGGGAACCACACATCCTTACAAAATTAACTTCATGTATACAATGTGTATGAAGCCTTCTGAGCATATCTCTGATATATCTCGCTTCaatttctctcatttttcAGAGATTTTAACTCAATCTAATGTCGATGAAACTTTCATTGGTTGGTTTTATTTCAACAATATTCTCCATGTCAATATGTCTCGCTTcaatttttctcctttttcaaagattttaactCAATCTGATGTCGGTGAAGCTTTCATTG ATGTTAGTGGAGAAATTATTGGTATGAGTGAGATTATTGTGAAAGATTGTTCGGATAATATGTCAAAGTTGTTGGATATTCAACTTAGAGATCTCAG TCAAACTATCCCCGAATGTACTTTACG GATGCCTGATAGTGAATCAAATGATGCTCTTAGAGTTTCTCAACTCATGACTCCGGAGTTGagccaaaaagagaaagattattTTCCGTTAGGTAGATGGAAATCTATTGATCATATTACTACAAATTTTGAG GGAAGTTATTGA